CCCGCTCGGAACTTTCCACCGACGGGTCGGCGTCATCGCCGACCACCGACAAGGCCACGACGCGTATGCCAAGTCGGCGCGCCTGCTGGAACCCGCTGATGAGGCGCTCGAGCGCGGCGCCGGTCACGCGCCCCTCGGAGGTCACGCCGCCTGACAGCACAACGACCGCGTCGGCCGGGGGCGAGGTCGGAGTTACCGCATCGCGACGCACGAACGGCACGACCAGCGGCGCGACCAGTGGCGTATACGATACCAGCATGAGCGCGGTGCTCAGCAGCCCGGAGATCAGCCAGAGCCAGGCGCCGCGGGACGAGGTGGCCAGCAGCGCGCCGGCGCTCATCAACACGAGGCGCGCGGTGAACGATGATACGCCGACGGCAGTCCACACGCCGAGCACCGCCGCGAGTTGCATGATCGCCAGTCCCAGTACGGCGCCGGCACTGCGTACCAACCACGCAGGGGCGCGGCCGCCGACATCGGCGCCGCGCCCCCGAAACAACAGGTCACTCACGTCCACTCACTGCTGATCCTGCGTGACACGCTGGCCCTTGGGCGGCGCCTGATACTTGTCGAACCAGCTGCGCAGATAGAGCTGCGTTCGCACGAAGTTCGACGGCGTGGAACTGGTACCGTGCCACTCGTTGTTGAAGCGGATCATCGCCGTCGGCACCTTCCGGATCTTCAGCGCTTCGTAGAACTCCTCCGTCTGACTGATCGGCGTGCGCAGATCGTTCACACCGGTCATGAGCAGCGTCGGCGTCTTCACGCTGCCCACGTACATCAGCGGCGAGCGCTTGAGATGTTCGCTGGGATCATCCCACGGATACTTGGCGAAGTTGTAGTACCAGCTCGAGCCGTCGGTCGTGCCGACGAAACTGAGCCAGTTGATGACGGGGCACATCGATGCCGCCGCGGC
This region of Gemmatimonas groenlandica genomic DNA includes:
- a CDS encoding YdcF family protein is translated as MSDLLFRGRGADVGGRAPAWLVRSAGAVLGLAIMQLAAVLGVWTAVGVSSFTARLVLMSAGALLATSSRGAWLWLISGLLSTALMLVSYTPLVAPLVVPFVRRDAVTPTSPPADAVVVLSGGVTSEGRVTGAALERLISGFQQARRLGIRVVALSVVGDDADPSVESSERDQRELAQLMAPDLELRFVKNVHSTRDEALAFAAMARTHGWRRVVVVTSPLHSRRACAAVEHAGLPVRCTPAASREYALSRLDRPENRRLAFADVVYESAATLLYALRGWTP